In the Cucurbita pepo subsp. pepo cultivar mu-cu-16 chromosome LG17, ASM280686v2, whole genome shotgun sequence genome, gGACCTGCAATGCTCATCATGGCTTACTaatagtttctttttcatagGAACTGCTCGAGCTATTTGGGGTGCCCGTCTTAGAAGCGAAAGGAGAAGCCGAAGCTCTGTGTGCCGAGTTGAATAGAAAAGGATTTGTGGATGCCTGCATCACAGCTGACAGTGATGCTTTTCTGTTTGGCGCCAAATGTGTCATTAAAAGCTTCCATCCCAATTCAAAAGCAAGTATTCTTATCTATACTTGTCTTCATTTATAAGTAGCTTCTTCTTACCATTTTCTCTTGAATATCATAGGAACCACTTGAATGCTACTTCATGTCAGATATTGAAGCTGCTCTTGGGTTAAAAAGGAAACACTTGATAGCTATATCTCTCCTGGTTGGAAATGACCACGACTTAAATGGCGTGCAAGGAGTTGGACTGGATACCGCTGTTCGTTTCGTACAAGATTATACTGATGATGACATTTTAAACAAGTAATATTTAGCTTGCATTTTTTTTCGAAGTACCTATAAggatattttatgatttttattcGGTAATTTCACCGTGTTTGAACTGCTGAGTGTTATGCAGATTGCATGAAATAGGAAAGGAGGATAATACGAGTCTTCAGGGTGGACAATCTTCGGATACGAACTCGAGAAAGGTTAAGTGTTCTCATTGTTCCTTCTGTGGTCATCCAGGCAGCAAAAGAGACCATGTTAAGTTCCCTTGTGAATACTGTGATGTGAGTCATGGAAGTTGTTGCATCAAAAAACCTGATGGATTTAAATGCAATTGTTCCTCTTGTGATACGGTACCTCATCGGCACGTCTCTATGATTGATTTTACTCTGCATTGTGGTCTGGAtgaatcatatttttttagtctttGTGCTAACAACTACCGTTATGATgtaaaatgtgagatcccatattggttggagaagggaacaagacattccttataagagtgtggaaaccttggaaacctctccctaatgtacatgttttaaaaatcttgagaggaagcccgaaagggaaaactcaaagaggagaatatctactagtggacattccttataagagcgtggaaaccttggaaacctctccctaacgtacatgttttaaaaatcttgagaggaagcccgaaagggaaagctcaaagaggagaatatctactagtggtgggcttggttgttacaaatggtatcagagccagacaccaggtggtgtaccagcgaggacgctgggccccaagggggatggattgtgagatcccacatcggttggagactaagtgaaacatttcttataagggcgtggaaaccttggaaacctctccctaacagacgcgttttaaaaaccttgagggaaagctcgaaagggaaaacccaaaaaagacaatatctgctagtggtgggcttggactgttacaaatggtatcagagccagatatcaGGCGGTGtctcagcaaggacgctagacccCCAGGggggggggtgaattgtgagatcctacatcggtcaAAGAAGAGAACGGAACATTCCTCattaagggtgtgaaaaccttgtaaacctcttcttaaaagatgcattttaaaaacctcgaggggaagtccaaaagagaaagcctaaagaggacaatatctgctaacggtggacttgggctgttacaaatggtatcagagccaaacaccgtgCAGTGtatcagcgaggacgctagcccccaaagagggtggattgtgagatctcacatcggttggagaagggaacaaaacattccttgtaaggttgtggaaaccttaaaaacctctccctagcagaccccttttaaaaaccttaagaggaTCTGTTAGCTGTGGGCTTGGGCATGGGTTGTTACATAAAGGCTTCTGCTTTATCTGCTTCCTTTACTTAGCAACATGTGTATTGGTTTTTGTGCTATATTGTCTAAAAGACGTTTTTTCGGTTCACGATTAACAGGatcgagaagagaaagagaaaaagaagcaaGAAAATTGGCGACTACGAGTTTGCAACAAGATTGCTATGGAGCCCAACTTTCCCAGTAGTGAACTTATTCAAATGTATCTGTGTGACAATCATAGTTATTTTAGTGGTATGAGTTAAAGTGTTTGCTTTTTGATTATCTTTTAGTATGTGTCTAAGATTCTCTTGAATAAACTTATGAACATATTAGATTCTTATCtcattttttcctctttctaaTGCAGATGATGACCTTATCTTATCTTGGGAAAGCCCGAAAACTGAAATTCTGattgattttttagtttttcatttacGGTGGGAGCCATCTTACATTCGTCAGAGGTTGCTTCCCATGCTATCCACCATTTTTCTCAGAGAAATGGCTAATAATCCAATTCAAACTTTGTTATACGACCAGTACGAGTTCGATTCTATACttagagaaaaaataagatatgGACATCCATTTTATGTCGTCAAATGGAAAAGGGCCATCCCAGTGCTCGACAATGTTGTATACGAAGGCTCTTCAGAGGGACACGGCACCGGGCCAGAGGATGCCATTGATGTCGATGAACCAGTGGATCTAACAGATGAATCTGATTCACCCAAAATTCATATTCAAGAAGGGTGCTCGTTTCTATTGACCGATGAGAATATGGACCTTGTTCGAGCTGCTTATCCCGAACAAACTGCTAAGTTTTTGCAGGAAAAGGTAATCATCatcatttgtttttgtgttccCTGTCTTGTTCTTGTGTTGTAATGCTGTGGATTTGATCTGCTATACCATTGAGGTTGGAATGACTGAGCTCTAAAGACTTAGTttcttgtgtttgtttgtgatcTATCTGATGGATATCTTAAGCTGCAATGAATAGTTTTcatttatgtttgaaaatttcttgGAATTAAAGGAAGTGAAAAGGCAAAAGACACCAACCACGACGCCACCTAGCGAGGCTAGCGGAAAGTCTGATTCATTGAAAGCGAAAGGTGCCCAGTTAAGTATTACTGAGTTCTACCGTGCAACGAAAACGCAACAACAAACAGCAGAGACAACAGATTTGACGAATGAGGGCGAGGAGACGAGTACGGAGAAGAGGAAAGCATCAAGTTCTTCTTCGACACTTTCGAAGTCGGTAAGGCGTCGCCTTTTGTTCGACTAGAACTCAGTTAAGTATAGAGCTCTACCGTGCAGCGAAAACACAACAACAAACAGCAGAGGCATCATATTTGACAAATGAGGACGAGGAGACGAGCACGGACACGAGGAAAAAGCATATCAAGCTCTTCCACACTTTCGTGGTCGGTAAGGCGTCGACTTTTGTTTGAGTAGAACTGTTTGAAATGTTGTGCTTCCTGTGTGTTGATGAAGTGCAAATGCTACAGTTTAAAATGTGTATAGTTCCTTCATTGGTGCTTGAAATGCTGTAATTAGTCCCTATAATTGGATTAAATATTTCCTAATGTTATTGACATTACTATTAATTTAGcttaacttatttttaataattgcacaaataaaaatatggtgCATAAGTATATCGGTCGTATATTTTATCTATGATATAAAAATGATGTATCGatgatatattaattttaactattgttacacataaataataataaaagatacTCTTTGTAcaactgtgagatcccgcaccgatagggagaagaacaaaacattacttataaaggAGTGAAAAGTTCTTCGTgacaaacatgttttaaaacaatgaGACTGATCGCGAGACACAATAAGctaaaatggtatcagagcccgacaCTGGGAATGTGCCAACAAAGGTGTTGGAAACCCTATCTaataaacgcattttaaaaccgtacgTAATAAggtaaaacggacaatatctaatgTAGTAGGATATATATCatgaaaaaattaacatatttGTAATTAGAAAGCCCGGCCCCacctttattataaaattttgtgaatattttttttttgaaaataaataaaattttataaggaaaaagagagattttgaaagacataaatttattattaaaaaattagttattatttaaaaataacaacttatccattttccaaataaataaaaaacagtaaaaactTAACATTTGGCAGTTGAAGATAAAAAttggttataaaaaaaatagtaatatttaataataataataataataataataataataaatatatatgctgaattaaaaaaaggaagaaaattgagCAAATTTGAAACCACAAGAAATGTATGATTAATTTTGTCTGATTCCAACCATGTTGAAAGTAAAAATCAAACAACCTTCCTAATAAGAAAATGgtaataattttctaaacatggaaatttattattacacACTTCATTTAAGAATATCTAATACATCATTATTcaactattaaaaataaataaataatttcataacaaTCGTGATAAGACTTATCTAATCccgaaagaaaacaaaaagataaggATTATCTGAAACTATATAGCTGTATTGAATTGAGTTAGCAACACAATGAGTCCGTTTCTGCTCACCAAGTCTCACCACTGTATGAGAAGGCATGAAACTAAACAAAGTTAAGAATTACTTGAAACTATTGGTCGTATTGTTGTAATCAGACGAGTACTGTACCCCAAGTATAAATATTGATCTTGGGGTTTTCCATAATTACTTATGATCAACAGGCTGATTTCTGTTCACTAGGTCTCACCACTGTATGAGAAGACATGAAACTAAACGAAGATAAGGGTTACTTGAAACTACTGGTCGTATTGAATCTATCATTTGCTATCAGGCAAGGACCGTAACTATATATACTGATCTTAGGGTTTTCCATAATCTCTTATGAACAATAGGCATATTTCTCTTCACCaatctgaaaaataagaatcaCCTAAAACGATGGGTTGTATTGAGTCCATAACAAGTAACGATTTGCTATCAGAAGGGAACTGTAACCTAACTATATTGATCCTAGGGTTTTCCATAATCTCTTACGATCAACAGGTCaggtgtaacaacccaagcttaGCAttatcagatattgttcgctttggtccgatacgtatcgctgtcagtctcacgattttaaaacgcatctgctagggagaggtttctacatccttataagaaatgcttggttcccctctccaaccgatgagaaatctcacaatccatcccccatgggagcccaacgttctcgttggctctaataccatttgtaacagcctaaccCCACcgctatcaaatattgtcgactttgacccattacgtatcgtcatcagcatcacgattttaaaacgagtttgttagggagaagtttccatacccttataagaaatactttgttctcatctccaactaATACATCTGATGGTGTTAAtgtaacaca is a window encoding:
- the LOC111778221 gene encoding flap endonuclease GEN-like 1 isoform X1 — translated: MGVGGNFWDLLKPHARTEGFDFLRNKRVAVDLSFWIVQHETAIKASVRSPHLRLTFFRTITLFAKFGAFPVFVIDGTPSPLKSKARIARFFRLSGIDTHDLPRVEDRISVDRNSKFAKCVKECVELLELFGVPVLEAKGEAEALCAELNRKGFVDACITADSDAFLFGAKCVIKSFHPNSKEPLECYFMSDIEAALGLKRKHLIAISLLVGNDHDLNGVQGVGLDTAVRFVQDYTDDDILNKLHEIGKEDNTSLQGGQSSDTNSRKVKCSHCSFCGHPGSKRDHVKFPCEYCDVSHGSCCIKKPDGFKCNCSSCDTDREEKEKKKQENWRLRVCNKIAMEPNFPSSELIQMYLCDNHSYFSDDDLILSWESPKTEILIDFLVFHLRWEPSYIRQRLLPMLSTIFLREMANNPIQTLLYDQYEFDSILREKIRYGHPFYVVKWKRAIPVLDNVVYEGSSEGHGTGPEDAIDVDEPVDLTDESDSPKIHIQEGCSFLLTDENMDLVRAAYPEQTAKFLQEKEVKRQKTPTTTPPSEASGKSDSLKAKGAQLSITEFYRATKTQQQTAETTDLTNEGEETSTEKRKASSSSSTLSKSVRRRLLFD
- the LOC111778221 gene encoding flap endonuclease GEN-like 1 isoform X2; protein product: MGVGGNFWDLLKPHARTEGFDFLRNKRVAVDLSFWIVQHETAIKASVRSPHLRLTFFRTITLFAKFGAFPVFVIDGTPSPLKSKARIARFFRLSGIDTHDLPRVEDRISVDRNSKFAKCVKECVELLELFGVPVLEAKGEAEALCAELNRKGFVDACITADSDAFLFGAKCVIKSFHPNSKEPLECYFMSDIEAALGLKRKHLIAISLLVGNDHDLNGVQGVGLDTAVRFVQDYTDDDILNKLHEIGKEDNTSLQGGQSSDTNSRKDREEKEKKKQENWRLRVCNKIAMEPNFPSSELIQMYLCDNHSYFSDDDLILSWESPKTEILIDFLVFHLRWEPSYIRQRLLPMLSTIFLREMANNPIQTLLYDQYEFDSILREKIRYGHPFYVVKWKRAIPVLDNVVYEGSSEGHGTGPEDAIDVDEPVDLTDESDSPKIHIQEGCSFLLTDENMDLVRAAYPEQTAKFLQEKEVKRQKTPTTTPPSEASGKSDSLKAKGAQLSITEFYRATKTQQQTAETTDLTNEGEETSTEKRKASSSSSTLSKSVRRRLLFD